A single region of the Podospora pseudopauciseta strain CBS 411.78 chromosome 1, whole genome shotgun sequence genome encodes:
- a CDS encoding hypothetical protein (COG:P; COG:Q; EggNog:ENOG503NXEQ), translating to MSRAQLCALPAQRLLPGFIRAIDCQDALDALDEGTGTGDPLAGLTPEQLEYIRQLIIAIYEGRAVAASYNVFIVCIIAVLAVLHWREQKRDKQKWTAIQQVSSGRTATENSQIDGSGTSTPSSSSSTTIFPQTTHIKSPEDEVDVDLERLPLLASSQPAKHFQPNRVTNRLRSWLLYQPPPIPIINRVLPSIGTTLFILSWLALNIFIQFYRLPMKWSFFFIFADKAGFLFIVNLPLLYLLSAKNQPLRRLTGYSYEALNIFHRRVGEWMCFVAVVHFISMLLYQFVIAEDWLLASQSPKAYFTHPLILFGIGTFVSYELLFFTSLGSFRQRWYELFLASHVILQVAALGFLWGHFYTSRPYVIIALAIFLLDRLVWRMSIKRVAMEMDLTVLDGETYLVSGDWDVHPGANGVLAGWEPTDHVFLTVPALGRSHALQAHPFTIASAAPGKGVEREEGGRHAWFSLLIRAQFGNFPGGFTRQLLEHAKTHKRVEVQLDGPYGSPHVLSMLRASNHVILVAGGSGIAVTFPLVWALLHEAASQTDSEEDEDKQVPPSSKQKKARGRKVHMLWVTHSHWHQKWIPKEQLDDLVALGLDLVVPPPTMDAGRPEVHGIVGQWIQEAEGDSSVLVSGPDGLNRVVRNVAAGAVRQGKNVRIAVEKFGW from the coding sequence ATGAGCCGCGCACAGCTCTGCGCACTCCCAGCGCAGCGGTTGTTGCCCGGTTTCATCCGCGCCATCGATTGCCAGGACGCGCTAGACGCCCTCGATGAAGGAACGGGCACCGGTGACCCTTTGGCAGGCCTGACACCAGAGCAACTAGAGTACATTCGACAGCTTATCATCGCCATCTATGAAGGGAGAGCGGTAGCTGCGAGTTATAATGTCTTTATTGTTTGTATAATCGCGGTGCTTGCAGTGTTGCACTGGCGGGAGCAGAAGCGAGACAAGCAAAAATGGACGGCTATTCAGCAAGTTTCATCAGGAAGAACAGCAACCGAAAACAGCCAGATTGATGGATCAGGGACTTCCACGccttcgtcatcatcctcgaccACCATTTTTCCTCAGACAACCCACATTAAAAGCCCCGAAGACGAAGTAGACGTTGACCTCGAACGCCTTCCCCTATTAGCCAGTTCACAGCCAGCAAAGCACTTCCAACCCAACCGTGTCACCAACAGACTCAGATCATGGCTTCTCTACCAACCCCCACCaattcccatcatcaaccgtGTCCTCCCTTCCATCggcaccaccctcttcaTTCTCTCCTGGCTTGCCCTTAACATCTTCATTCAGTTCTACCGCCTCCCGATGAAAtggtccttcttcttcattttCGCCGACAAAGCtggcttcctcttcatcgtcaaCCTCCCCTTACTCTATCTCCTGTCAGCCAAGAACCAACCTTTACGTCGGTTGACAGGCTACAGCTATGAAGCTCTCAACATCTTCCACCGCAGAGTGGGAGAATGGATGTGCTTCGTTGCCGTTGTCCACTTCATCAGCATGCTTCTATACCAGTTCGTTATCGCGGAAGACTGGCTTCTGGCCTCGCAGTCACCAAAGGCGTACTTTACCCACCCGCTCATCTTGTTCGGCATCGGCACTTTTGTCAGCTACGAACTGTTATTCTTCACCAGCTTGGGAAGCTTCAGACAGAGATGGTATGAGCTCTTCCTCGCTTCCCATGTCATTCTCCAGGTCGCAGCACTCGGGTTTCTCTGGGGACACTTTTACACCAGTCGACCCTACGTAATCATCGCTTTGGCTATTTTCCTCCTCGATAGGCTTGTGTGGAGGATGAGCATCAAGCGGGTCGCCATGGAAATGGATCTGACGGTGCTAGATGGGGAGACATACTTGGTGTCAGGTGATTGGGATGTTCACCCTGGGGCAAATGGTGTTTTGGCAGGTTGGGAGCCGACGGATCATGTCTTCTTGACGGTGCCAGCTTTGGGTCGGAGTCATGCGTTGCAGGCGCATCCTTTCACAATCGCCTCAGCTGCGCCTGGCAAGGGAGTGGaacgagaagaaggggggagacaTGCCTGGTTCAGTCTCTTGATCAGAGCCCAGTTCGGGAACTTTCCCGGCGGGTTCACGAGGCAGTTGCTCGAGCACGCCAAGACGCACAAAAGGGTAGAGGTCCAGCTGGATGGGCCCTACGGCTCGCCGCATGTGTTGAGTATGTTGAGAGCGTCCAACCATGTGATACTGGTGGCAGGAGGTAGCGGGATCGCAGTGACGTTCCCGCTTGTGTGGGCGCTCCTTCACGAAGCAGCATCTCAGACAGACTccgaggaagatgaagataAGCAAGTGCCGCCCTCGAGTAAACAGAAGAAGGCAAGAGGGAGAAAAGTCCATATGCTTTGGGTTACGCACTCGCACTGGCACCAGAAATGGATTCCGAAGGAGCAGCTCGACGACCTCGTCGCGCTGGGTTTGGATTTGGTCGTGCCTCCCCCAACCATGGACGCAGGCAGACCGGAAGTGCATGGGATTGTGGGTCAATGGATCCAGGAGGCTGAAGGCGATTCGAGCGTGCTCGTGTCTGGTCCCGATGGCTTGAACAGAGTTGTGAGAAACGTTGCGGCCGGGGCTGTCAGACAAGGGAAGAATGTCCGGATAGCAGTGGAGAAGTTTGGGTGGTGA
- a CDS encoding hypothetical protein (EggNog:ENOG503PFQM), with the protein MVALSLITLATLLGSALANPVPVPSFDVEIPAANASEVDKRQAAEGVYLLNCGPPSNPNTYHPVVYCPDISNCGRIPSNNNLCYGPTKWETSTGSCRFPTGVTFTWNIVANAQEFPYFAVVGSGNNGRPRPFTIRKDNQGVFYRDGQGYDCRAIYVAV; encoded by the exons ATGGTTGctctctccctcatcactCTCGCCACGCTCCTGGGCTCTGCCCTGGCGAACCCTGTGCCGGTCCCATCTTTTGATGTTGAGATCCCGGCCGCCAATGCTTCCGAGGTGGACAAGCGCCAGGCTGCAGAGGGAGTCTACCTTTTGAACTGCGGCCCTCCCTCCAACCCGAATACATACCACCCTGTTGTT TATTGCCCCGATATCTCCAACTGTGGCCgcatcccctccaacaacaacctctgCTATGGCCCCACCAAGTGGGAGACTTCCACTGGCTCTTGCAGGTTCCCGACCGGCGTCACTTTCACCTGGAATATTGTGGCCAACGCCCAGGAGTTCCCCTACTTTGCCGTGGTTGG GAGTGGGAACAATGGACGCCCGCGCCCTTTCACCATCCGCAAGGATAACCAGGGTGTGTTTTACAGGGATGGTCAGGGATACGACTGCAGAGCCATTTATGTTGCTGTGTAG
- a CDS encoding hypothetical protein (EggNog:ENOG503PPC7), whose protein sequence is MRVTGPSDRRRNHAWLEMRSRERRWTRRQIEEEEDTSDSDGETSGDDSGDDSSDGEDDVPTVPTPRPLLPVPTVGAGAGVSLLPVPGTPAPVPGGTLGADEGGVDDGLTSESDGIDSGDDDSPDEDEEEENAVPPSPVDGSSSTSTSSIDGPAPTGSSSSSSLTASATITSSSTSTQSSSTVTESASASSTPTIDDVLTSVTAEPTSLPPLALPEVSPTPGTTGGATVDQEQLGASPSRMNAGAAAGIIIGTLAIIGCLIGAAFFWRKWRRDRGQPFMPVIVLPWKKDKDGYDSDAALVPPKINEKTNTAIMDDLMKAAYQAENGNDMEYYGGYPPDKRELHPNMIDEKAYVALAGHLTPRTPKKPVSTWLGGIVTPRQSQGPAFPPSPMYSEAERRENERRQVGSTIPGTMAVPKLQPPPPAKARTTMTTDTTNTSVRWYG, encoded by the exons ATGAGGGTTACAGGACCAAGTGATCGCAGGAGGAACCATGCGTGGCTGGAAATGAGGAGCCGCGAGAGGCGTTGGACTCGACGACAaatcgaggaggaggaagacacCTCGGACTCGGATGGCGAAACTTCTGGGGACGACTCTGGAGACGATTCATctgatggcgaggatgatgtaCCGACGGTGCCCACACCAAGACCTCTCCTTCCCGTTCCCACGGTAGGGGCTGGCGCTGGGGTTAGTCTACTGCCCGTTCCCGGTACCCCCGCTCCCGTCCCTGGTGGGACATTGGGTGCCGATGAGGGCGGCGTCGATGATGGTCTGACTTCAGAGTCTGATGGCATCGACTCTGGCGACGACGATTCGCCggatgaggacgaagaggaggaaaatgctgtccccccatctcccgtCGACGGCTCTTCGTCCACATCGACATCCTCCATTGATGGTCCTGCTCCTACCGGAAGCAGCTCATCCAGCTCGCTTACGGCATCTGCGACCATCACCTCTTCCAGCACGAGTACTCAGTCTTCTAGCACCGTTACCGAGTCTGCTTCGGCATCCAGCACACCGACCATTGACGACGTTTTGACATCGGTAACCGCGGAGCCAACCTCTTTGCCACCTTTGGCACTACCCGAAGTCTCCCCAACACCCGGGACAACTGGCGGTGCTACAGTTGACCAGGAACAGCTCGGGGCATCGCCAAGCAGGATGAACGCAGGTGCGGCAGCAGGCATCATTATTGGCACGCTTG CCATCATTGGATGCTTGATCGGCGCGGCTTTCTTCTGGCGCAAATGGAGGCGTGATCGCGGACAACCCTTCATGCCCGTCATTGTCCTGCCATGGAAGAAAGATAAAGACGGCTACGACTCGGATGCTGCTCTAGTACCCCCTAAAATCAATGAGAAAACCAACACGGCCATCATGGATGATCTCATGAAGGCGGCATATCAAGCCGAGAACGGGAATGACATGGAATATTACGGAGGGTACCCACCCGACAAGAGGGAGCTCCACCCCAACATGATCGACGAAAAGGCCTATGTTGCCCTGGCTGGGCATCTCACCCCAAGGACCCCGAAGAAGCCCGTGTCGACCTGGCTGGGCGGTATCGTGACACCCCGACAGTCTCAGGGCCCCGCGTTCCCCCCTAGTCCCATGTATTCCGAAGCTGAAAGACGCGAGAATGAGAGACGACAAGTTGGGTCTACGATTCCCGGAACGATGGCTGTGCCCAAGCTGcagccccctcctccggccaAGGCAAGGACGACCATGACTACGGATACAACCAACACAAGTGTGAGGTGGTACGGTTAA
- a CDS encoding hypothetical protein (COG:S; EggNog:ENOG503NU60), whose amino-acid sequence MEFTLTFGAVGDFLALLSLINDIRSALDDCRGSKKTYRDLVESLTLLQKSLEQVVKIYQGPGFASGLQDLGAIAQATVNQVCAALQEFRDRISSKYGSSLASNGSGNVLRDVTRKIQWKFEEKDVEQFRAKVAGLTVSLNLLLDATTVRLIQQSQEATAKRIDNAEKNTTKVVQKFGQSIEKSFRFIGSRIMSKLDFLSSIGMDLKDSAFQIVTLMFTMSRDLTSMGAVLLRLERGVDSGEHFVLEDATGRTLPIHLKTITSWEALEFILNDRFKGRKGERRIRRKLYSLHESASHQEIDRSAMFEDAFVPYQKVDMSIVCRALEVPQADSSGDTGLSSCPWCRTTSPGKLGARVQCPTCKKKFTRVVIELDDDLAAPMAPVTDYTVKPTGKPGPNGEECSECHQPKTPSGNDQRRKHPVDLESDSDEENVTGLAHIILQTKKMRTIKLKEPAIAPLQEASDPKNLDVAGMQHHTAHEEHPLEQPVRKSAEQQPKTSGKPRLPAPRAATIADAEKYGIPSGYWLKNWDPTEEPILLLGSVFDGNSIGKWIYDWTVYDKGPSAPISEMAGEMWLLLIRLTGRIKRSEEVVDRIGDEDDKEVVEEFLEAGDRLMVKFRKLLKACEKPMLETKKEGKLGMEAGVQFVRCMFGREFELKKTERWMTSVRLWNLRFDANCEEVIRKPWMQVATAPEVGGEVDVKS is encoded by the exons ATGGAGTTCACGCTGACATTCGGCGCTGTCGGTGATTTTCTAGCACTTCTCTCACTGATCAACGACATCAGGTCAGCCTTGGACGATTGCCGTGGTTCGAAGAAGACATATCGCGATCTCGTCGAAAGCCTAACGCTACTCCAAAAGTCGCTTGAGCAAGTAGTGAAAATATATCAAGGACCTGGTTTCGCAAGCGGGTTACAGGACTTGGGGGCAATCGCCCAAGCCACTGTCAACCAGGTCTGCGCAGCTCTTCAGGAGTTTCGAGACCGAATCAGCAGCAAATACGGCTCCAGCCTGGCCAGCAACGGGTCAGGGAACGTCTTGAGGGATGTCACTCGAAAGATTCAATGGAAGTTTGAAGAGAAAGATGTCGAGCAGTTCCGCGCGAAGGTGGCGGGACTCACTGTGTCCTTGAACCTTCTTCTCGATGCCACGACTGT ACGCCTCATACAACAAAGCCAGGAGGCAACGGCCAAACGAATTGACAATGCCGAGAAAAACACAACCAAGGTAGTTCAAAAATTTGGACAGTCGATCGAAAAGTCCTTCAGATTCATCGGTTCACGCATTATGTCGAAACTCGACTTCCTGTCTTCGATAGGGATGGATCTGAAAGACTCGGCATTTCAGATTGTCACCTTGATGTTCACTATGTCGAGAGACCTGACCAGCATGGGGGCAGTTCTCTTGAGGCTTGAGAGAGGTGTCGACAGCGGCGAGCACTTTGTGCTTGAAGACGCCACAGGACGCACactccccatccatctcaaGACTATCACATCATGGGAGGCATTAGAGTTCATCTTGAATGATCGGTTcaaggggaggaaaggggagCGCAGAATTCGACGGAAGCTGTACTCGCTGCATGAGAGTGCCAGTCATCAGGAAATCGATCGATCGGCCATGTTTGAAGATGCCTTCGTGCCCTATCAAAAGGTTGACATGAGCATAGTCTGCAGAGCTCTAGAGGTTCCGCAAGCTGATAGCTCAGGTGATACGGGGCTTTCGAGTTGTCCTTGGTGTCGTACCACTTCACCGGGCAAACTGGGAGCTCGCGTGCAATGTCCAACTTGCAAAAAGAAGTTCACTCGGGTGGTAATCGAATTAGACGACGATCTTGCTGCGCCCATGGCCCCTGTCACAGATTACACCGTGAAACCCACTGGAAAACCTGGTCCGAATGGGGAGGAATGCAGCGAGTGCCATCAACCAAAAACACCCAGCGGTAATGACCAGAGAAGAAAGCATCCAGTCGATCTGGAATCAGACTCTGATGAAGAAAATGTTACTGGCCTAGCCCACATTATTCTCCAGACCAAGAAAATGCGAACCATCAAACTCAAGGAACCCGCGATTGCACCGCTTCAGGAGGCAAGCGACCCAAAAAACCTAGACGTTGCTGGAATGCAGCACCACACTGCACATGAGGAGCATCCCTTAGAGCAGCCGGTTCGCAAATCAGCAGAGCAACAGCCAAAAACTTCAGGCAAGCCCCGACTACCGGCTCCGCGGGCCGCCACCATTGCAGACGCCGAGAAATATGGCATCCCTTCAGGATATTGGCTCAAAAATTGGGACCCCACCGAGGagcccatcctcctcctgggCTCGGTATTCGATGGTAACTCGATCGGCAAGTGGATCTACGACTGGACTGTCTATGACAAGGGCCCGTCAGCACCGATTTCAGAGATGGCTGGTGAAATGTGGCTGCTTCTTATCAGACTAACCGGCAGAATCAAGCGGAGTGAAGAGGTGGTAGACAGGATAGGGGACGAAGATGATAAGGAGGTTGTGGAAGAGTTTTTGGAGGCGGGTGACCGGTTGATGGTTAAGTTTCGCAAGCTTCTCAAGGCGTGTGAGAAGCCCATGTTGGAGACCAAAAAGGAAGGGAAGCTTGGGATGGAGGCGGGTGTTCAGTTTGTTAGGTGCATGTTTGGTCGGGAGTTTGAGCTGAAGAAGACGGAGAGGTGGATGACTTCGGTTAGGTTGTGGAATTTGAGGTTTGATGCGAATTGTGAGGAGGTGATTAGGAAACCTTGGATGCAAGTTGCGACTGCGCCAGAAGTGGGTGGCGAGGTTGATGTGAAGAGCTAG
- a CDS encoding Sirtuin 2 protein (COG:B; COG:K; EggNog:ENOG503NVQX), producing MGQDHSVIDEDTPPKTLSSRSLASVAEHILSGRAKRIVVMTGAGISTAAGIPDFRSPDTGLYANLASLDLPEPEAVFDLGFFKVNPRPFYVLAKELYPGNYHPTVSHVFVRLLAEKGLLHQLFTQNIDCLEREAGIPAEKIIEAHGSFASQRCIECKTEFDAGKMREFVSRGEVPRCEEGGCKGLVKPDIVFFGEQLPKAFFDRRDMAEEADLVLVMGTSLQVHPFAGLVDLAAERVPRVLFNLERVGSMGCQADDVLTLGDCDEGVRRLADELGWREELEEKWRGLVGEEEAERQLQGAKKRVEALHDEVAKLAEEVDEVLHLGEKKEKEKEGSHVEALNPENKPDGEGKVVNEVDPVGEDAAAIKSSVKNTDITKTVEVSVETANALKPVDMPDGEGRVVSEQKAGGQQPGDTKSSA from the coding sequence ATGGGCCAGGACCACTCCGTCATCGACGAGGACACCCCTCCCAAAACCCTGTCGTCTCGCTCCCTGGCCTCGGTGGCAGAACACATCCTCTCCGGCCGGGCAAAGCGCATAGTCGTCATGACGGGCGCGGgcatctccaccgccgccgggaTCCCCGATTTCCGCTCCCCCGACACGGGTCTCTACGCGAACCTTGCCTCGCTCGACCTGCCTGAGCCGGAGGCGGTGTTTGATCTGGGGTTTTTCAAGGTTAACCCTAGGCCGTTTTATGTTTTGGCCAAGGAGCTGTACCCGGGGAATTACCACCCGACGGTGTCGCATGTTTTTGTTAGGCTGCTCGCGGAGAAGGGGCTGTTGCATCAGTTGTTTACTCAGAATATTGACtgtttggagagggaggcggggaTTCCGGCGGAGAAGATTATTGAGGCGCATGGGAGTTTTGCGAGTCAGAGGTGTATTGAGTGCAAGACTGAGTTTGATGCTGGCAAGATGAGGGAGTTTGTTTCACGGGGGGAGGTGCCGAggtgtgaggagggggggtgtaaggggttggtgaagccGGATATTGTCTTTTTTGGGGAGCAGCTTCCAAAGGCGTTTTTTGACAGGAGGGacatggcggaggaggcggattTGGTGCTGGTTATGGGGACTAGTTTGCAGGTTCATCCTTTTGCGGGCTTGGTGGAtttggcggcggagagggtgccgagggtgttgtttaatttggagagggtggggagtATGGGGTGTCAGGCAGATGATGTGTTGACTTTGGGTGAttgtgatgagggggtgaggaggttggcggatGAGCTCGGGTGGAGGGAGGAACTGGAGGAGaagtggagggggttggttggggaggaggaggcggagaggcaACTGCAGGGGGCAAAGAAACGGGTTGAGGCTTTGCATGATGAGGTCGCCaagttggcggaggaggtggatgaggtgtTGCAtttgggggagaagaaggagaaggagaaggaaggcaGTCATGTGGAGGCTTTGAATCCTGAGAACAAGCCGGATGGTGAGGGAAAGGTGGTTAATGAGGTTGATCCTGTGGGCGAGGATGCGGCGGCAATCAAGAGCTCGGTGAAGAACACTGATATCACGAAGACGGTGGAAGTCTCGGTGGAAACGGCGAACGCTTTGAAGCCAGTGGACATGCCGGACGGGGAGGGTAGGGTAGTTAGTGAGCAGAAGGCGGGCGGTCAGCAACCGGGGGACACTAAGAGCTCTgcttag
- a CDS encoding hypothetical protein (COG:S; EggNog:ENOG503P74E): protein MFDIIVSPSSPHQTLHSGIGTVYTQDGRVGSCGTSHDDSAFVVALGNDWMHHRYQASECGRQIQVTNKGSRHHVGGEGNTITVTVQDTCASCDAGHVDFSHAAWDALTDGSPPGQVDLEWTWL from the exons atgTTTGACATAATTGtctcccccagctccccacATCAAACCCTCCACTCCGGAATCGGCACAGTCTACACCCAAGACGGCCGCGTCGGCTCCTGCGGCACCTCCCACGACGACTCCGCCTTCGTCGTCGCCCTCGGAAACGACTGGATGCACCACCGGTACCAGGCCTCCGAGTGCGGCCGCCAGATCCAGGTCACCAACAAGGGGTCGCGTCACCAcgtcggcggcgagggtaacaccatcaccgtcacCGTCCAGGACACCTGCGCCAGCTGCGACGCCGGCCACGTCGACTTTAGCCATGCCGCGTGGGACGCGCTGACAGACGGGAGCCCGCCCGGGCAGGTTGATCTTGAGTG GACTTGGCTGTAA
- a CDS encoding hypothetical protein (COG:S; EggNog:ENOG503P6W7) — MSNLLNTDQTQKTADHTAGGITGGISGAGKTVTSTLGNTLGGIANTAGGVVGSAGRGLGDTVNSVTGETGRPIGDGLKNITGGIEKGVQDVSQGVKDTGEWKTSEGSS, encoded by the coding sequence atgtccaacctcctcaacaccgaCCAGACCCAAAAGACCGCCGACCACACCGCCGGCGGTATCACAGGTGGCATCTCCGGCGCCGGTAAGACAGTCACTTCTACGCTTGGCAATACCCTCGGCGGAATCGCCAACACAGCAGGTGGCGTCGTCGGCTCGGCAGGTCGCGGATTAGGCGACACTGTCAACTCTGTCACAGGAGAGACTGGCCGGCCCATTGGCGATGGGCTCAAGAACATCACGGGCGGTATTGAGAAGGGCGTGCAGGATGTTTCACAGGGTGTGAAGGATACGGGGGAGTGGAAGACGTCTGAGGGATCTTCGTAA
- a CDS encoding hypothetical protein (EggNog:ENOG503NV1S; COG:O), which produces MAPQQVDTTISPFATGPALVLTKQHSADHPLKLYAGWFCPFVQRAWITLQEKEIDYQYIEINPYHKSPEFLALNPRGFIPTLVLPPGEEGKQRVLYESVIVCEYLDEQYNSGTKLLPWDPYERARARLWVNFVEKKLVAGWYRFMQHTPDKPYSLEGVRKEFLENLRTFVREMDEEGEGWFSEGGFGLVDVSFLPWAGRLWLIDHYKEGGVGIPKRDEREGLEEGERKVWERWERWYKAIMGRETVKGTWSEREEYIGVYKRYAEDQTGSEVGKATREGRALP; this is translated from the coding sequence ATGGCTCCCCAACAAGTCGACAcaaccatctcccccttcgCTACAGGCCCGGCTCTCGTCCTTACGAAACAGCACTCGGCTGATCACCCTCTAAAACTTTACGCGGGCTGGTTCTGCCCCTTTGTCCAACGAGCCTGGATCACTCTCCAAGAAAAGGAGATCGACTACCAATACATCGAGATCAACCCCTACCACAAATCCCCCGAGTTCCTCGCCCTCAACCCCCGCGGTTTCATCCCCACGCTTGTCCTACCTCCCGGTGAAGAGGGGAAACAGCGGGTGCTGTACGAAAGCGTGATTGTTTGCGAGTATTTGGACGAACAGTACAACTCTGGGACGAAGCTCCTGCCATGGGACCCCTAcgagagggcgagggcgaggttgtGGGTGAATTTTGTGGAGAAGAAATTGGTGGCGGGGTGGTATAGGTTTATGCAGCATACGCCTGATAAGCCTTATAGTcttgagggggtgaggaaggagttTTTGGAGAATTTGAGAACTTTtgtgagggagatggatgaggagggggaggggtggtttaGTGAAGGAGGTTTTGGGTTGGTGGATGTGAGCTTTTTGCCTTGggcggggaggttgtggttgatTGATCATTATAAGGAGGGCGGGGTGGGCATTCCGAAGAGGGATGAgcgggaggggttggaggagggagagaggaaggtttgggagaggtgggagaggtggtatAAGGCTATTATGGGGAGGGAAACGGTCAAGGGGACTTggagtgagagagaggagtATATTGGGGTGTATAAGAGGTATGCGGAGGATCAGACGGGGAGTGAGGTTGGGAAGGCtacgagggaggggagggcgttgCCTTAG
- a CDS encoding hypothetical protein (COG:S; EggNog:ENOG503P1CI) codes for MKRFRAQQRFRLHELNAAEILAVIKQGLFANPNFQGLRDKQPADCDRLIRELARKSEGVFLWVILAIRNVVESLECHESLDNISKKVDLLPRKLHDLFTTILTSIPESQLSEFCCTLAYALVAARLTAAPGIYEFSSWQASLCSLSRFSFLDEYMQSSSKGIQRSGMMGDEMEQRISRSAAHLLARSRNLLTVSFEGFPHGYFYFIHCSIPEFVVEFLQHGSAAYISTFWTAMVTSMLLQPI; via the coding sequence ATGAAACGCTTTCGCGCCCAGCAGAGATTCCGGCTACACGAGCTCAATGCGGCGGAAATTTTGGCAGTCATTAAACAAGGACTGTTTGCAAACCCGAACTTCCAAGGCCTTCGAGACAAACAGCCTGCGGACTGTGATCGCCTCATACGTGAACTAGCGCGCAAGTCCGAAGGCGTCTTCCTTTGGGTCATTTTGGCCATCCGGAATGTGGTCGAGTCATTGGAATGCCATGAGTCACTGGATAATATCAGCAAGAAGGTGGACTTGCTGCCACGAAAACTTCACGATCTCTTCACAACCATCCTCACTTCGATCCCAGAGTCACAGCTGAGCGAGTTTTGCTGCACTCTGGCTTATGCGCTGGTAGCTGCAAGACTAACGGCGGCTCCAGGAATATACGAATTTTCAAGCTGGCAGGCTTCTCTTTGCTCATTGTCTCGGTTTTCATTCTTGGACGAGTATATGCAAAGCTCCAGCAAGGGCATCCAACGTTCCGGAATGATGGGCGACGAGATGGAACAACGAATTTCGAGGTCTGCGGCACATTTGTTAGCCCGTTCTCGAAATCTCCTTACAGTTAGTTTCGAAGGCTTTCCACACGGTTACTTCTACTTCATTCACTGTTCCATCCCCGAGTTTGTTGTCGAATTCCTTCAGCATGGTTCCGCTGCCTATATCAGCACCTTCTGGACAGCAATGGTCACTTCAATGCTCTTGCAGCCTATTTAG
- a CDS encoding hypothetical protein (EggNog:ENOG503PR3W): MGKSYDSKTKVAGQKPQNWDDEITHKYCGAVDVGRTGKSNKAQRCQQCMIIKASMAKEESRETASRRNEKMGWQAGSLDWQ, encoded by the coding sequence ATGGGCAAATCCTACGACTCCAAGACCAAGGTGGCGGGTCAAAAGCCGCAGAACTGGGATGACGAGATCACACACAAGTACTGCGGCGCGGTGGACGTCGGGCGGACGGGCAAGTCGAACAAGGCGCAGCGGTGCCAGCAGTGCATGATCATCAAGGCCAGCatggccaaggaggagagcaGGGAGACGGCCTCGAGGAGGAATGAGAAGATGGGGTGGCAGGCGGGGAGTTTGGATTGGCAGTGA
- a CDS encoding hypothetical protein (EggNog:ENOG503PDZE) — MKLSYALFSAILALSASALPAPHNGENHGGVSAADRRGRNASRVSSSAIVSATAAPTATAVPATPPPTAGGGEGGEEGEENEVEQEAQFGEAVELGGGNIKTDTLFPAGTNGVFEVEFQNQEGRSMIVTENKSPAAPPPGFKALEPVSYKVAIAGGGTDGLTLQKIDYILTADNTLDISAGQIGRFCPEANGFVIGAGVGELEFELEENELTLTVDSLVGEWGIFVPDNAAAGGAGAGVGAEAGAGTGAAGGACGAGTTCRALLDALQRLSGRA, encoded by the exons ATGAAGCTGTCCTACGCTCTCTTCTCCGCCATCCTGGccctctctgcctctgcccTCCCGGCCCCTCACAACGGTGAAAACCACGGTGGTGTTTCCGCGGCTGACCGTCGTGGAAGAAATGCTTCCCGTGTCTCTTCCTCCGCCATCGTCTCTGCCACCGCCGCTCCAACAGCCACAGCTGTCCCTGCtaccccacctcccaccgCCGGCGGTGGCGAAGGCGGTGAGGAAGGCGAAGAGAACGAGGTTGAGCAAGAGGCCCAGTTCGGCGAGGCGGTCGAACTAGGCGGTGGCAACATCAAAACCGATACTCTCTTCCCTGCTGGC ACCAACGGCGTCTTCGAGGTCGAATTCCAAAATCAAGAAGGCAGATCCATGATCGTAACCGAGAACAAGTCCCCTGCCGCGCCTCCCCCCGGCTTCAAGGCCCTCGAGCCAGTCTCGTACAAGGTCGCCATCGCTGGTGGCGGCACTGATGGGCTGACGCTGCAGAAGATTGATTACATTCTTACTGCTGACAACACGCTTGATATCAGCGCTGGTCAGATTGGTCGCTTCTGCCCCGAGGCCAATGGATTCGTCATTGGTGCTGGTGTCGGCGAATTGGAGTTTGAGCTCGAGGAGAATGAGCTTACTCTTACTGTTGATAGCTTGGTTGGCGAGTGGGGCATCTTTGTTCCTGATaacgctgctgctggcggtgctggtgcaGGCGTTGGAGCTGAGGCTGGTGCTGGAACTGGAGCCGCCGGTGGCGCCTGCGGTGCCGGGACTACTTGCCGGGCTTTGCTTGACGCCCTTCAGCGTCTTAGTGGCCGTGCCTAA